The genome window GTATATAGGAGCAGGGTGAGACACTGTCCTCACTCCCTACAGGCCAGCTGTCTTGACTACTGCTTCTCACCAGCACTTCAGAAGCCTGCTTCCACTGTCATTGCTTCAAGACACTAACAGGGCCCTTTGGTTTCAGGAGGCTTTGGCTAATCAGGTCTTGAATGCTGAAGCAAGAAGCAAATGAAGGCAAGGAATGCTAAACTTCTCGGATGGGTGTTGCTTGCAGAAGATTTCTTCGAGACAGGTGATAACCACAAGGAACCACCTGCTCCTTTGGCTGTAACCCTGAAGGTCAAGGGAGACTGAGGTAGGAACAAGGGAGCAGGCTGGAAGCAGTGAAAGAAAGTATGTCTTCCAAGAAACACACTGTGTGTATGGGGGAGATTTTTGCTCAGTTTAGCACACTGCTATTATGAGGTCCTAGCAGCTACCATAATCTCTTTCATGAGGAGATAGCTATTCACTGCTGTAAACATCTAAAAGGGCCAGAGAAGTGACCATTTTAAGATTCTACAGAGCTACTTTTTTCATGCGCATCATTATGAGATGACTTGGAAGGAAAGTATTTGTGCATTAGAAGGGTGGTAACAAATCAGAAGAGGACCACAAAAGAAGATGGCATTGTAGGTATGCTGATTTTCTGTCCATGACACTGAAAAAGAGAACTATGGCACTGCAGGCTACCGCTGACAAGCGTGTTGGTTAAAAATGAAGTAGATGCCCTTATTGGAATGCTGGCTGTTAACCAAAGACATTGTGGTATTGTTGGACATTAAGAATACTGAGGGATCAGCAGGAATATATCACTAAAGGCAGCACTGTAGTGTTGACAGGCAAGTCAGCAGTGGATTCATGGACATGGAGAAAGGCATTTCTGGATTGCCTGCTTACTGACACTGGGCACTGAACGAGGAAATTCTACAATTGGCTGGCTGGCTTATACCATTAGGCACCAAACGATACTGAAGGGCTGGCTCATTAGCCAAAATTGTGTGATTGTCAGGCACTAGGAAGGGAGAATTCTGGGAGAGGACAGCTATTGGCTATGGCACTAGAAAGGGAACTGTAGGACTGCTGCGTcttgttaagagctcgtgtgtgaTGCCTGAGCATGGCAGGATCCTTATTTTCAGAcccatttccttcttttctttcatgTCTCCAACTAGGCAGGCCTTTCCTCTCTTAAGCCAACACTACAATCCCAAAGTATTTTCGTAGCTGCTCCAGAAAGACAAAGGTGAGCACAGTGTGTGGAATCAAACGAATGCCAGCAGGAACAAGGCCCTAGAACAAGAGATTAAAAAGGTCAGTTTCTGCCAGTTTTGGAGACCGAGTTCATACCTACTCAGAGAAGCACTGAACTAGGAAGAGTAGGTTAGGCTAGAAACCTGGAGGATGTACAGGCTGTCAGAGCTGAAGGCCACATCAGCTTCTGGAACATTTAATTTCATGTGTCTGGCCTGGAAATGGATAGGAAGCTGCTATGCACCTGCAGCCTAAGTAGCATGGCATCCTGATACAGCACTGgggccacagagagaaagaatAAAGGGATGGCCACAGCGCCCTTTTCCCTCTGTTTTGGATGGACAGAGGGAAAGCAACCTGGTCTCACTAATGAGGTTTGGtacaacaggaatgtaggaggcaCTGAAAGCAATACCAAAGCTGGAATTCAGGCACTCTGCACTCCAGGCCTGAACTACTTGAGGTAATTATCTGTTTCTGCTCCCGCCCCATTCATATTACCTTATAAAAGGCCAACGGTCCAAGCTTGGCAGTCTCCACTGCACAGTGCATAACGCCCTGGAACAAAATATGATAACTTCAGTATGTCCTCAAGTACACTGGACTCCATTTGCAGAGCTCAAACCCAATTCTACAAGGCTTGATCTCAAATCAACATGCAACACCCTTcagaggtgagggggtggggcagcccGGAGAGtcttctcaacagtggccccaGCATTGTGGAATGCCCTCTCATTAGAGGCCCACCAAGCACCTACTCCTTTGGAGTTTCGGTGCCCGGCAAAGACTAGACTCTTCACCTGGGCGTTCAGCTGATGCCCACTACTAGAGTGGGGGGTTAGTCTCAGGGTGTCCTATACACTGCACCCACCTTTTAGGGAGCTTGGAGTTGGAGTTTTAGAACTTGGCTTTTATCAGTCTTTTTATTATAACCTGCCCTAAAGAgcaggaaacaaacaaatgaatgcaaGGCCAGGGTAAAACCCAGAGGTTAGGGGGGAACTGTGCCAAGATGGAGCAAGAGACCCAAATACATCCATATGCATATATGATGTCTGGTGACATAATCAAGGAGTTGGAGATCTGTCCACTCACCCGATACTCGCCCTGGGAATTCATTAGCCGTGTCTTTAGCACATCCAAGGGCTGACACAGGAATGTGGCACAACCACCCTGTGtttcagagagaaaaaaacacacatctggCTGTAGAAAGCTGCAATCAGTAGGTATTGTATATACTTAGGATCGATACAGATGACCATTTACCAAATGATATTTTACCACAGCTGGAAAATAACAAGTGGTGAGATCATCAAGTTGTTTCTTAAACTTAGAACAGAGCAAATGGTTATCTGTATTCATTCAGGGAAGACAGCACATGGGGAAAAGCCATGGGAATTTCTAGTGTGATTCACATTGGAAGTAAACGTACAGAAGAACATGGTTCCCTAGACTTAGAACAACCCATCTCAGTCTTGCCTTCCTTCAACCTCCAccacaaaatgcatttttttgtgAGAAGCCCTTGACCCATCTTATTTTGCTTTATCAGCTACTAGTTCCATCTCTTCCCCCATCCCTGCTGTCCTTTTATCAGACCTTGCTTTCTCCCTTTACGTTGGTCCTTTTTATCTCCATTAAACCTTTATCCAGAGAGCTCAACATCTATGTCACATCTCCACGGCAATGCATATGTAATTGGGTATAAAAGACCTGCTCTTGTTGCACTGCCCATCCTGCCACTGAAAATCCCAATCTTGTTCTCCATGTCCCTGCTGGATGAAGAAAAAGGGGGTAGGGTGCAACTAGAGACAGGGCTGTTGCTTCACCTCCAGAATACCCTTCACCATGAGGATTGCCtggcaattattttattttccaggcCAAACATTATCATGACCTAGGCttttaatagccttgctcagccTGAAGACTATTTTATGAATATCATTTTAGGCTATTTAATTTGGTTTTGTGCCATTTTTATTGCTTGCTCTTTGCTTGTTTTCATACTGCTAAATTTATAGTGATTGTTTTTCTGGCTTTATTATATTGTTTctagcttgtgagccaccttgaataAGTTTTCAGAGAGGGGCATGCATTTATTCAGACAGAGCTTGCTCAGTTTGCATCGCTACCTAGAGAGTCTGGTGAGAGAGTGAAGTCGACGTGACAGGCTGGAGTGCCAGGGGCCACCAGAAAGGAAGCGGACGCgagacagagggagaggaatGAGGAACGTTCCTAGGCAAGGACTTATTGATGGCCATCCCCATCCAAGTCCCGCCTCTCAGCCAATAGGAAACAATTTTGACAGTGACAGATGGGTCTGACCACGAGTTCCGACAGGGGTCTCAGTTGGCGAACATGTCGGCAGGGCCCAGGGCAGCGAGAGGAGTGCAAGGCTTTGCGAGGCCTGCCATTGCGCGCTGGGGAGGGCGGCTGTAGGCAATGAGTGGGTCAcctgagggggcaggggggcccgGGGGAGGGTAGGTAGGTCGCTCAGAGGGTCGCCCCCACGGCCACCGACGCCCGCGGCTCCAGCGGCGGATCCTTTTGTGACGttgccgctgccatttgcatccACGCACACGGCGCGGGCAAGGCAGTCCTCCCACatggcggcccctcattggtccaacGCGGGGTTTGGACAAAtggacgttttacctggctcaggtgtaaCATGTCAGGTATGTGAATGTCCAAAAACCCGCCCGCAATGGAAAGCCACAttctgtgaaaatttcaaagcatttgGTCCAGGCGTTtcagcattagggcatgactaacattGTCACAGTTAGccttttatatatagagagagatataGATGTAGATATATACTTACAGCAATAAAACTGGACAGAAAGTGGGGTGAAAATATTGTCAGAGAGCAAACCGGTCCCAAGAACCAACTGCTTGGCTTGATCATAGCAGGAGAGCTGCAGGAAAGTAAACACATTGTGAGACTAGCCATAGTTCTGTCAAGGTTCTCAAGCAAAAACAGGCTGCAGAATTGCAACAAATCCTCAGTGTCCCCAGGAGATGGCCCAGTCTCATTTGTGCTTCTAGTGAGATAAGTAAGTTAGAGGCTTGACCTGGTTACTGAATCCCCAGTCAACATGCTAAGAGCTGCAGAACAGGTTTGCAATCTATACTCCATAGCTGGTCTCTTATACTACTAGGCAGGTGTGGCATCATCATGCAGATCTCTATCCCAACAAAATGATCACTAGATGTTAAACCACAGAGCCTAATCCACTCTCTTCCCAACTTATCTCTGCTACATGGGAGAGATATAGTGCAGTATTATGCCTGCTGGCCACTGTTTCAGTGACTTTAGATAGACAAAGAGAAACCTTACATGGTTAAGGACCCTAGTGAAAAATTAACATGATGCCCACACACTTCTGGATTGATCCAACACGGAACTTATCTATAGTCTTTATCTTGCTCTGTTTACAAGTCTTTATCTTGCTCTGTTTACAAGTGCTGCCTACAGATTATTTCTCACATAAATCCCTGCTATCTTCTGCACCCTACAATCCTAACCTCTCTGTGATCTCTGCAGCTCCTATAGCCCCCTAGTGCCAACAATGGCTCTAAGAAGGACTGCAAGAAATCATACCTGGCTTCTACATCTTACCCTCCAGCACCTGCAGAGAGGTAACTCTTCCCTTATGCTTCCTTGTGTTAGAGCACAGTTTCCACTAAGTCATATTTTCCTTCCCCAGGGGATAAGGGGCCTTCAGGCATAACAAGCAAAACCAGTTCAATATGAAAACAAGTATCTCAACTGTTTGCAGTCGCACAAACCCTCCCTCGACCTCTTTTTCTCACATGCAGATCATATATCAAAGTATTGGAGCTCCTGTCAAATCATGACATGGCAACAGAGTTAGATGAAATGAAAAGTTGTGGCTTATTTTTGCCTCCAAACCTGGATTAAACTATGGGCTTGGAATCCATGTTTGTACGCAAGAGTGCAAATCGGATTTGCTTTTTTGTCCCAATTAGCTATAAACTAGAGTTTCTCAGGAGCCCAGAAACATTCATTACTTGGGCTACCTTAGAAAGGAGAAGAGTGGGACTTCAAAGGTTCATTGTTGCAAGGAACAAACCACATTTGGTTTTTGTTACAGGTGAATGCAGCCTATGGGTCAGTCACTTGCATGCATATGCTGAAAAGGTGGTAGGCTGTGGGATCTAAGTGCACATGAAGAAGATGTGTCTCGTTCAACATATGTGTATATAGATACTCAGGCAGCTACAAATCTCTGCTGAATTCCTACCTGTCCAACAGTGACCAGGGCTCCTCGACTGGATGCCATTGTTGCTCCAGAGAACAATTTCTTTATACCCTCTGCAACAGTAAAAGGGATCAGTGGATAGAATGTATATCCTCAAAGCAGAGATTCCTATCAGACTGTTCACTGAACCTCTTCAAGCTCCTCCCACCCATATATCTTGGCTGCACTAGTCCAGAAACAGCCTGTCTTTCCTAATCATGAAATCCATCTCTGTACCTCCTGCTTTCCTGACCTTGGAACATTTTTCAGGAATGGATATTCTCTGTTGTTACTGCTTCTGTTATGGTCTTAATTTGGAAGAAAATTAGACAGCAGATCAATAAACAACTTCACTAAATTCTAATCACAGATTAGTTTTAATGGGTCTGAAGGAGTTTATAATCTAGCTACAGTCAGAAGACCAGAAGCCTCGATAGGGCATGATAATGATCAGAAATTGATGTTCCAATCAAACAAAGTGTCAGTAGTTGaaagggttcttttaaaaaaatctgttagtaGATATTAAAACACTACTGGAGATAAGATCCCCATTAGACATCTACAGAAGGGACGCAGTTTTAGAGATAGTCAGCAAAGATAGAAAGTGGCTGAAACAACAGCTAGCTTTCAATTAATAGTACCAAGAAAGAAGAGACCATTCTTTAGAAAGTATAGTACTTTCATTGCTTAAGTTTTCAGCTGACCCCAAACATTTCAACAacgtggggcggggcggggggggggggtttaaagtcAGACATGATTAATCAGTGACTAGCCACACCATCACTCTTTCAGTAAGGCCTCGCAACCAGTACAttcccatgggggggtggggggaggttgctGCCATCCAGTAGGTCTAGTTCAGATTGAGAGTCTGCACACCAAGTGAAGTTGGCCTGCATTCTTCCTAGGAGTAAGTTCCTTCTCACTCCTCTTTTTCACACGGAGCATGAACTCTTATACATTGTCCTTTCACACTGTGCATGCCCTTTCTCTCTGAAGACCCATAATCCAACCATGTAGTCACCTTTACACTGTTTAATTCCAGGTGTACCAATGCCAGACTTATAGATTTCTTCACTCTTCCAGGCAATTTACTCATCCCCTCGCTGCCAAAGTTCACTGGTCAGTCCTGGACCACATGCACAAGTAACCTGTAAGCACCTTATGCTACTAATCACAAGGTGGATCATTAAGGAAGACCTTTCCCCATTATTCTTGTGCATCTGCATCCACACACAAGCTACACTTTCATGGAACCTGCCATGAACAGGTTTGCCCATTCCTCCCGGCACTAATGCTGCCACCTGCTGTCTGTGGCCCACGACTAGCCATCAAGCATAGTACTTCCCAACACCTATGCACAAGAGGCAAATGTTTTAGTGGACAGTCCTTATTGTTCACAAGCTCAGCAAAAGAGATTACTCCTTTGAAGCCTCTCAGAACTGCAGATCTACCCCAATCATGCACTGACCAAGTTCTTACCTTCATGAAGGACTCGATATAACCCATTCAGAGCATGCGAGTAGCTGAAATACAAAGAAAGACAATCAGCAGCCTGAACCCATCTTGGTGCAGCATTTGCTTTCATTCATCACTTTGCACCCACAGTACAGTTGGTGGCACTGCAGGCTTCAGTCATGAGCCCTCACTCTCATGGCTCTGACTGGCACAACCAAGAATACTGGGGTTTTTTGTTACTCATATTCATCTACCAAGCTCTCAAAAATAGGCATTTCAAAACTGGTGTTGCCTCTTTGAGATCACACAGTTTCATTTTAGCCATCTTGAGAGGATAAAGGCCTTCCTGGGGTATTTTGCCCTTCACCCATTTCCCCTAGACCTGACCCCCACTCATTGCAAGCTTGACACTCACTTGCGCCTCAGATGCAGTGGTAGTTTCATATCATTCTGCATCCTGAAAAAGAGCCAATGCAACATTAAATGGATTGGGGAAAGATAAAAACCACCATATAATGGCCCCAGAATATTTCACAGGGGTTGCTTGTAATAGTAAGAACAGGAGATGTTGGTATTTACCCATCTTACTGGATTTAAGTAGGGAGTATTGCCAGAATCCCTCCCGTCCAAGCGCTGTATTTCTTGCAAGGATAATCTAGCCAATTACAGGGAACCAAAATAGGGAGAAGATCTGCATAGCtgtgggaaaaggggaaggagacaCTGACCTGACATTTACCAGGTCAGCTGGGGTCCCCACGAACCCACCAGTAAAACCTGCAACCAGACAACAACAGGGTGAAAGAGACTGTGCAATCTGCCGCGAGCTGCCCATCAACTGTGCTTGCCAAGTTCCAGCTCACCTCCTATTGCAGCTAGCAACACCTTCTGGTAGAAAGGCATTGGCCCCTGGGCACCCTGGACCAAGTGGTCCCTCACAGTCTCATAGATGGCAAAGCGGGTGAGGGAGTACGTCATCTGAGGaagcacaaagaatcacaggaagATGATGGCAGTGCCTCACTCCCCTGGCCCTGCCCATGGCAACTGCTCATCACAATCACAACACAGCCATAATGCCAGCCTTCCAACTGCACAGTCTCTGCCCAGGTGTGGCCACTATCCTTGAGTTATGGAGTTCAGGATACTCATGCCCTCAATAGTCACAGCATGCTCCTTTTCAACAGTGAACTGGCATCGCCTCTTAAATGCGAGAGGCATGGGCCCAAATGatgcctcctccttccccccctctatCCACAGCTCAACCTTTTGCAATAAGAATTATATTCAAGAATGCTTGATCATAGCTACAGAAATCACACAATCCTGTTGTAACCCTTCATCTTTTTTCTTGCATGGATGCTCATGCACAATTGTGGGATATGGAGCAGCAGAGACGCTGATGCAGAAGATGAAAAGACTGTCAGAAGTAGCAGAGCAAATGGGATATCAAGAAGAAAGGTGGAAAAAAATTCAACAGACTGTTGCTGTTCCCAGTTTGTCCTCCACATAGGCTGTCTGCCTCAAAGGTTCAGGACAGAAATGCTAAAGGCCAGAAAACTGATCCTAGAACCTTGTTGCtcccaaatggcagtggttatTGGATCCTTGTGTTCTTACGTTTTGCTATCAATGCCACGATCCGCAGTTTTGGTTCTACCATGACAATTTATGAGAGTACAGAACTGCAGAATTCATAGATATCTGGTCACAAAGCAGAGTAGAATTTTAGTGCTTAATTATCCAGGCCTTTGGAAGACACTGGGAAGAGCTGCAGAATGGTTATGATGGAATTAAGCAGCTACTGTACGAAGGCCCTACAACAGGACTGGGTTATTGAAAGCAATCTTTGCAGTGGCCCAGCATTCACCTGTCGGCAGAGTGAGGCACTAAGCCCACTGTAGAGTGCTAGAAAGCCATCATTGCGAATCACATGTAGTGCCATTCCTGTCATGCGCAGCTTCACTTCCTGCTGGGTTTGCAGATGGACCTAGGCAGGAACAGCAGATAGCAAATGGATCAGGGAAGAATTAGTCAAGTTTCTCATACTCTATAGGAAAGCCCAGGCTGCCCAGGGTGACT of Sphaerodactylus townsendi isolate TG3544 linkage group LG03, MPM_Stown_v2.3, whole genome shotgun sequence contains these proteins:
- the SLC25A10 gene encoding LOW QUALITY PROTEIN: mitochondrial dicarboxylate carrier (The sequence of the model RefSeq protein was modified relative to this genomic sequence to represent the inferred CDS: deleted 1 base in 1 codon), with product MAEKRVSRWYFGGLASCGAACCTHPLDLLKVHLQTQQEVKLRMTGMALHVIRNDGFLALYSGLSASLCRQMTYSLTRFAIYETVRDHLVQGAQGPMPFYQKVLLAAIGGFTGGFVGTPADLVNVRMQNDMKLPLHLRRNYSHALNGLYRVLHEEGIKKLFSGATMASSRGALVTVGQLSCYDQAKQLVLGTGLLSDNIFTHFLSSFIAGGCATFLCQPLDVLKTRLMNSQGEYRGVMHCAVETAKLGPLAFYKGLVPAGIRLIPHTVLTFVFLEQLRKYFGIVVLA